In Quercus lobata isolate SW786 chromosome 12, ValleyOak3.0 Primary Assembly, whole genome shotgun sequence, a genomic segment contains:
- the LOC115970727 gene encoding calcineurin-binding protein 1 isoform X1, whose amino-acid sequence MFAIAAINDTDSKGQWEPLAPTKEAQEFHLTQTYHEGLQKLQAKEYEKARELLECVLRDPLIAGAQVDSSASDGHLLQLRFLALKNLATVFLQQGSAHYESALRCYLQAVEIDTKDSVIWNQLGTLSCSMGSLSISRWAFEQGLLCSPNNWNCMEKLLEVLIAIGDEVACLSVAELILRHWPSHSRALHVKNTIEESEPVPFAPRGIDKLEPKHVRLKFCDKRKLTDENLDESIALKKLKQNIELDLAEVSWATLADALLEILHPLHECGSEMGAEKVYRSGDVRLRIRLPSSSENVMGTVERKGIDLNLVCENMPLSDCDTERASVVKEKEANTLEEQPHERRSSRLRSRKPGKEELDSGTGKDLPKVVIQYLEPFITGGPGTKSAVHDSSCSNPLDSEFSDVSKFVTETSKNCGAYHMGHLLLEEMARRGLVYQDSFFKLMELEKLTRHWGKDRTPECSLFLAELYYDLGSSFSNASKLSEFMSEASYHLCKIIELKALDYPSHSSCVSGNENCSSSQNFQCTVGISTHGSKIRDSNLDSSFLTNDKSFWVRFFWLSGRLSILDGNKAKAHEEFSISLSLLKNKENMNDFPCVVQLPHCKVIKELTIDRLLHEINILKVDFMMEKTLGEMIEKEMYMECVNLLAPLLFSTKNVHLDALPSAIADTNSEGITSLEMSALDILIKACEKIKPVDAELYLNCHRRKLQILMVATGMDDYLASCKPFRQKLGSKTPSGSDIELKESSSKHWNCLVTEEVKAISDCVSQVKSFIDQSGDPNGILVPMSCIGDIQSLLLSVMCNVASILLCKKSSGLLVADDAERCCFVDAAIGFCKLQHLNPNWPVKTQVELIVAMHDLLAEYGLCCAGVGNDGEEGTFLKFAIKHLLALDMKLKSNSNTLNREKTQCHEQVCNYSPAKTSLNESRIDTLEVGMGPTQIDGNCIMEKDISDKITSKDISSHKSLDKESAGVEGGNRGSDGSDGELNKGEKASNQLIECGNEFTEDEREELESKIDNALDQCFFCLYGLNLRSDSSYEDDPVSHKNTSRGDYQTKEQCADVFQYILPYAKASSRTGLVKLRRVLRAIRKHFPHPPEDVLSGSAIEKFLNDPDLCEDKLSEEAGSDGFLETMKKIIFPDEGSLQQHKASSVGSSEPYLEVYSNLYYLMAQSEEISATDKWPGFVLTREGEEFVQQNANLFKYDLLYNPLRFESWQRLANIYDEEVDLLLNDGSKHINVVGWRKNATLPQRVETSRRRSRRCFLMSLALAKTSAQQCEIHELLALVYYDGLQNVVPFYDQRYVVPSKDAAWMIFCENSLKHFKKAFVHKQDWSHAFYMGKLCEKLGYSHETSLSYYDKAIALNPLAVDPVYRMHASRLKLLYTCGKQNPEVLKVLSEYSFSQSVRDAVMIILGKMSSEILHSLIHTKDETQANADEIKYEKSLKLEEAWRMIYSDCISALETCVEGDLKHFHKARYMLAQGLYKRGETGDLERAKDELSFCFKSSRSSFTINMWEIDSMVKKGRRKTPGLAGSKKVLEVNLPESSRKFITCIRKYMLFYLKLLEETGDICTLDRAYLSLRADKRFSLCIEDLVPVALGRYIKALISSMHNTETVGSSSASSSEHVLEKLFALFMEQGNLWPEICGLAEIKSPETSESSLYGYLHEHIISLERNGKLETLEAINEKIRKRFKNPKLSNSNCAKVCQHASVAWCRSLIISLASITPLPYEFSSESPVLVPSDGWLENSHLLCVDLQINELWNSAFENSIQLKNLETKWYPILSKIKNIIIKKASEENLETANALLKSTYNYYRESSCVVLQSGVILNLVPSRLATGTQFQPSMDGVEMLDLSIPRKLLLWAYTLLHGRCANITAVVKYCEENAKSKMKKGTGTSPATVNVSSTTTTLAGAGKDGASHVGSSDVEASPLTTMASTLLSEGDTRHCVNQLPSLGESQKGLFVTPQLHQCKNIVAERSNLAGHEGDSDKS is encoded by the exons ATG TTCGCAATTGCTGCTATCAATGATACTGACTCTAAAGGCCAGTGGGAACCTTTAGCTCCTACCAAAGAAGCCCAG gAATTTCATCTAACACAAACCTATCATGAAGGACTTCAAAAATTACAAGCTAAAGAATATGAAAAGGCGCGCGAGCTCTTAGAATGTGTCTTAAGAGATCCTCTTATAGCAGGGGCGCAG GTGGACAGTAGTGCCAGCGATGGTCATCTACTGCAGCTCAG GTTTTTGGCACTGAAGAACCTTGCCACGGTTTTTCTTCAACAAGGTTCTGCACATTATGAGAGTGCTTTACGCTGTTATCTTCAAGCCGTAGAGATTGATACCAAAGATTCTGTTATCTGGAACCAGCTGGGAACATTATCATGCTCAATGGGCTCACTCAGTATATCACGTTGGGCTTTTGAGCAAGGGCTTTTGTGCAGCCCTAATAATT GGAATTGCATGGAGAAGCTATTGGAAGTTCTTATTGCGATTGGTGATGAGGTGGCATGTCTTTCTGTAGCAGAGTTGATTTTGAGGCATTGGCCATCACATTCTCGTGCCTTGCATGTCAAAAACACCATTGAAGAGTCAGAGCCAGTTCCATTTGCTCCAAGAGGTATAGATAAACTGGAACCTAAACATGTGCGGCTCAAATTCTGTGACAAGAGAAAATTGACTGATGAGAATTTAGATGAAAGCATTGCattgaaaaagttgaaacagAACATAGAACTGGACTTGGCAGAGGTTTCCTGGGCCACTCTTGCTGATGCACTATTGGAAATCTTACATCCATTGCATGAATGTGGTTCTGAGATGGGGGCGGAAAAAGTTTATAGATCCGGGGATGTCAGATTAAGAATACGCTTACCTTCTAGTTCTGAGAATGTTATGGGGACTGTGGAAAGGAAAGGGATTGACTTAAATttagtgtgtgaaaatatgCCTCTTAGTGATTGTGATACTGAAAGAGCAAGTGtagttaaagaaaaagaagcaaatacTCTAGAAGAACAACCACATGAGAGGCGGAGTAGTCGTCTTAGGAGTCGTAAACCAGGCAAAGAAGAATTAGATTCTGGTACTGGTAAGGATCTGCCAAAGGTTGTAATTCAATATCTAGAACCTTTTATCACTGGTGGACCAGGAACGAAAAGTGCTGTTCATGATTCTAGCTGTTCAAATCCATTGGATTCTGAATTTAGTGACGTTTCTAAATTTGTGAcagaaacttcaaaaaattgtgGTGCTTACCATATGGGCCACTTACTTTTAGAAGAAATGGCAAGAAGAGGCCTTGTTTATCAGGattcatttttcaaattgatgGAGTTAGAGAAGTTGACAAGACATTGGGGTAAGGATAGAACCCCTGAATGTAGTCTTTTTCTTGCCGAGCTTTATTACGACCTTGGCTCATCCTTTTCCAATGCTTCCAAACTGTCTGAATTCATGTCAGAGGCATCTTATCATCTTTGTAAGATCATTGAATTAAAAGCTTTGGACTATCCTTCTCACTCGAGTTGTGTCTCAGGGAATGAAAATTGTTCTTCAAGTCAGAATTTTCAATGTACTGTTGGAATATCAACGCATGGCTCCAAAATTAGGGATTCAAATTTAGATAGTTCATTCTTAACCAATGACAAATCTTTCTGGGTTCGATTTTTCTGGTTAAGTGGGCGATTGTCTATTTTGGATGGTAACAAGGCAAAAGCTCATGAAGAATTCTCTATTTCCTTGTcacttttgaaaaataaggaaaatatgAATGATTTTCCATGTGTAGTCCAGCTCCCACACTGCAAGGTTATTAAAGAGTTAACCATTGATAGGCTTCTccatgaaattaatattttaaaggtTGATTTCATGATGGAAAAGACTTTAggtgagatgattgagaaagAGATGTATATGGAGTGCGTTAACTTACTTGCTCCACTTCTATTCTCTACAAAAAATGTTCACCTTGATGCATTGCCTTCAGCTATTGCGGATACAAACAGTGAAGGGATTACTTCTCTTGAAATGTCAGCGCTAGACATTTTAATCAAAGCTTGTGAGAAGATAAAGCCAGTGGATGCTGAGTTATATTTGAATTGCCACAGACGAAAGCTGCAAATACTCATGGTAGCAACTGGAATGGATGATTACCTTGCTTCATGTAAACCCTTTCGTCAGAAGTTGGGGTCAAAAACACCTTCTGGTTCTGATATAGAATTAAAAGAAAGTTCAAGCAAGCACTGGAATTGCTTGGTTACAGAGGAAGTGAAGGCAATCTCTGACTGTGTTTCACAAGTGAAGAGCTTCATTGATCAGTCAGGAGATCCT AATGGCATTCTTGTCCCAATGAGCTGCATTGGTGATATTCAATCTTTGCTGTTGTCAGTCATGTGCAATGTTGCAAGCATATTGCTATGCAAGAAATCTTCTGGGCTGTTAGTTGCTGATGATGCTGAAAGATGCTGCTTTGTTGATGCAGCCATTGGATTCTGCAAACTTCAACACCTCAACCCTAATTGGCCTGTTAAAACTCAA GTTGAGTTAATTGTTGCAATGCATGACTTGCTTGCTGAGTATGGGCTCTGCTGTGCGGGTGTAGGAAATGATGGGGAGGAAGGAACGTTTCTTAAATTTGCAATAAAGCATCTCTTGGCCTTAGATATGAAGCTTAAATCCAACTCTAATACTTTAAATAGGGAAAAGACTCAATGTCATGAGCAGGTCTGCAATTATAGTCCTGCCAAAACTTCTCTAAATGAATCAAGAATAGATACGCTGGAGGTGGGGATGGGTCCGACTCAAATTGATGGAAATTGTATCATGGAGAAGGATATTTCTGATAAGATAACTTCCAAGGACATTTCATCTCATAAATCCCTGGATAAGGAGAGTGCTGGGGTAGAAGGTGGAAACCGAGGCAGTGATGGGTCTGATGGAGAGTTGAACAAAGGTGAAAAAGCAAGCAATCAATTGATTGAATGTGGAAATGAATTTACTGAAGATGAAAGGGAGGAACTTGAGTCAAAAATTGATAATGCATTAGATCAGTGCTTTTTCTGCTTATATGGTCTAAATCTTAGGTCTGATTCTTCCTATGAAGATGATCCAGTTAGCCACAAAAATACTAGCCGTGGGGATTACCAGACCAAGGAACAGTGTGCTGATGTTTTCCAGTATATTCTCCCCTATGCAAAAGCTTCTTCT AGAACTGGATTGGTCAAACTTCGAAGAGTATTAAGAGCTATACGGAAACACTTTCCACATCCACCAGAAGATGTTTTGTCTGGAAGTGCAATAGAGAAATTCTTGAATGATCCAGATTTATGTGAAGATAAACTCTCAGAGGAGGCTGGTTCTGACGGATTTCTTGAGACTATGAAGAAGATAATATTTCCTGATGAGGGTAGCCTCCAACAGCACAAGGCCTCGTCAGTTGGGAG CTCTGAGCCATATTTGGAGGTCTATTCCAATTTGTATTATCTCATGGCTCAGTCTGAGGAAATCAGTGCAACTGATAAATGGCCTGGCTTTGTACTAACAAGGGAAGGGGAGGAATTTGTACAGCAAAATGCAAACCTCTTCAAATATGATTTATTATACAACCCTCTACGATTTGAAAGTTGGCAACGGCTTGCAAATATTTATGATGAG GAGGTAGACTTGTTGCTAAATGATGGCAGCAAGCACATTAATGTagtaggatggaggaagaatgCTACTTTACCTCAGAGAGTAGAGACAAGCCGAAGGAGGAGTAGGCGGTGTTTTTTAATGAGTTTGGCATTGGCAAAGACATCAGCTCAGCAG TGTGAGATACATGAATTATTGGCATTGGTATACTATGACGGCCTTCAGAATGTGGTGCCATTTTATGATCAGCGTTATGTTGTACCCTCAAAGGATGCAGCATGGATGATATTCTGTGAGAACTCATTGAAACATTTTAAGAAAGCTTTTGTGCAcaa GCAAGATTGGTCCCATGCATTCTATATGGGAAAACTCTGTGAAAAGCTTGGATACTCACATGAGACATCATTGTCATATTATGATAAGGCTATTGCTTTGAATCCATTAGCTGTGGACCCTGTCTACAGGATGCATGCTTCACGCTTGAAGTTACTTTATACGTGTGGAAAACAGAATCCGGAGGTTTTAAAg GTTCTTTCAGAATATTCTTTTAGTCAGTCAGTTAGGGATGCGGTCATGATTATCCTTGGTAAAATGAGTTCTGAAATTTTGCACTCACTAATACATACCAAGGATGAAACTCAAGCAAATGCTGATGAGATTAAGTATGAAAAATCACTTAAATTGGAGGAGGCATGGCGCATGATTTACAGTGACTGCATTTCTGCCCTTGAAACATGTGTTGAAGGGGATCTTAAGCATTTTCACAAGGCCAGATATATGCTAGCTCAAGGGCTGTATAAAAGGGGTGAGACAGGCGATTTGGAAAGGGCAAAGGACGAACTTTCTTTTTGCTTCAAATCATCTCGCTCATCCTTTACAATAAATATGTGGGAGATTGATAGCATGGTTAAAAAAGGAAG GCGAAAAACTCCAGGTCTTGCTGGGAGCAAAAAGGTCCTTGAAGTCAACTTACCAGAGAGCTCTCGAAAATTTATTACTTGCATTCGGAAGTACATGCTGTTCTATTTGAAATTGTTGGAGGAGACTGGAGACATATGTACCCTTGATCGAGCTTATTTATCTCTTCGGGCAGATAAGAGG TTTTCACTGTGCATTGAAGATCTTGTACCAGTGGCACTTGGGAGGTATATTAAAGCCCTAATTTCATCAATGCATAATACTGAGACTGTTGGTTCTAGTTCTGCAAGCAGTTCAGAGCATGTCCTGGAGAAATTGTTTGCTTTGTTCATGGAACAGGGGAACTTATGGCCTGAAATCTGTGGTTTGGCTGAGATTAAGAGCCCAGAAACATCAGAGAGCAGCTTATATGG ATATCTTCATGAACATATCATATCTTTAGAGAGGAATGGAAAGCTGGAAACTCTTGAAGCAATAAATGAGAAGATTCGAAAGCGTTTTAAGAATCCAAAGTTGTCAAACAGTAACTGTGCAAAAGTTTGTCAGCATGCTTCTGTGGCTTGGTGTCGATCCCTCATAATAAGCTTGGCATCAATCACTCCATTACCTTATGAATTTTCAAGCGAGAGTCCGGTCCTTGTTCCATCAGATGGATGGTTGGAAAATAGCCATCTGCTTTGTGTTGATCTGCAAATAAATGAATTGTGGAACTCAGCATTTGAAAActcaattcaattaaaaaatcttgaaacaaaATGGTACCCAATTTTGTCTAAAATCAAGAATATAATTATCAAGAAAGCTTCAGAAGAAAATTTGGAGACTGCAAATGCTTTGCTTAAATCTACTTACAATTATTATCGGGAGAGCTCCTGTGTGGTGCTTCAATCTGGTGTCATTCTTAATCTGGTTCCATCTCGGTTAGCAACAGGAACACAATTTCAGCCAAGCATGGATGGGGTTGAAATGCTTGATCTGAGCATTCCAAGGAAGCTTCTCTTGTGGGCCTATACATTATTGCATGGCCGTTGTGCTAACATAACAGCTGTTGTAAAGTATTGTGAAGAAAATGCAAAG TCAAAGATGAAAAAAGGAACTGGAACCTCACCCGCAACTGTAAATGTATCTAGTACCACCACTACTCTTGCAG GTGCTGGGAAAGATGGAGCAAGCCATGTTGGAAGCAGTGATGTGGAGGCTTCTCCACTGACGACAATGGCATCTACTCTGTTGTCTGAGGGTGATACCCGACATTGTGTGAATCAACTACCATCTCTAGGTGAGAGTCAAAAGGGGTTATTTGTTACACCGCAACTGCATCAGTGTAAAAATATTGTTGCAGAACGCAGCAATTTGGCAGGTCATGAAGGAGATTCTGACAAAAGTTAA